A single region of the Brachypodium distachyon strain Bd21 chromosome 3, Brachypodium_distachyon_v3.0, whole genome shotgun sequence genome encodes:
- the LOC100836156 gene encoding uncharacterized protein LOC100836156, with protein sequence MARLATILSFGDHAQAQLPHPQQQTPPPAPEEEEEEEERDLFDDAASDGSADSFEFAFAPPLTADGASLPAPAPADDIFAHGRILPAYPVFSFNSEEDDARGGPAFSATAPPSPDTCCAWAPRSAPGSPARERAFPKSASTGQKTVSFSTAASPGRFRLRDLLGSNGRSHSDGKDKFLFIQPKPKPAAAAAQAAPAPKKKKKQGGNGDGGNKKKAATEMDMATAHRLFYSKPGGPQQHAQALPYRTGIVGFFAAAHALRRPQHNHPY encoded by the coding sequence ATGGCGCGCCTGGCCACCATCCTCAGCTTCGGAGACCACGCCCAGGCCCAGCTCCCACACCCACAGCAGCAGAccccgccgcctgcgccggaggaggaagaagaagaagaagaacgagACCTGTTCGACGATGCCGCGTCCGACGGCAGCGCCGACAGCTTCGAGTTCGccttcgcgccgccgctcacGGCCGACGGGGCCTCCttgcccgcgccggcgccggcggacgACATCTTCGCGCACGGCCGCATCCTCCCGGCCTACCCCGTCTTCTCTTTCAACAGCGAAGAAGacgacgcgcgcggcggcccGGCGTTCTCtgccacggcgccgccctcgccggaCACGTGCTGCGCGTGGGCGCCGCGGTCGGCGCCGGGCTCGCCCGCCAGGGAACGCGCCTTCCCCAAGAGCGCCTCCACGGGCCAGAAGACGGTTTCATTTTCGACGGCGGCGTCCCCCGGCCGGTTCCGGCTGCGGGACCTCCTGGGAAGCAACGGCAGGTCGCACAGCGACGGGAAGGACAAGTTCCTCTTCAtccagcccaagcccaagcccgccgccgccgccgcccaggccgcgccggcgcccaagaagaagaagaagcagggcGGCAACGGAGATGGCGGCAACAAGAAGAAAGCAGCGACGGAGATGGACATGGCCACGGCGCACAGGCTCTTCTACAGCAAGCCCGGCGGCCCGCAGCAGCACGCGCAGGCGCTGCCCTACCGGACGGGCATCGTTggcttcttcgccgccgcgcacgccctccgccgcccgcaacaCAACCATCCTTACTAG
- the LOC100840441 gene encoding L-aspartate oxidase, chloroplastic, with protein MAKLMNGLGSLRCSGTMHPEKGYMQASGMPYLCFKRCAQLDVSRFCSTPRFMGVKAVNVSQHLTRHRVGSIRASALPCLQDDSTRYFDFVVIGSGVAGLRYALEVSKHGSVAIITKAEPHESNTNYAQGGVSAVLCPSDSVESHMQDTIVAGAYLCDEETVRIVCTEGPERVKELIAMGASFDHGEDGRLHLAREGGHSHNRIVHSADMTGREIERALLQAVENDENISLFGHHFAIDLLTCQNNGEMHCYGVDSLDTKAQKVIRFISKVTLLASGGAGHIYPTTTNPPVATGDGIAMCHRAQAVMSNMEFVQFHPTALSDEGLPIKPAKTRDNAFLVTEAVRGDGGILYNQSMERFMPLYDDRAELAPRDVVARSIDDQLKKRGEKYVLLDISHKPREKILAHFPNIAAECLRHGLDITQQPIPVVPAAHYMCGGVRAGLQGETSVKGLYVAGEVACTGLHGANRLASNSLLEALVFAQRAVQPSIDHMVDVDADPCLAVKWARPMLSVSITDSTLSDIIERTKKTRMELQSIMWEYVGIVRSTNRLKNAEWKIGDLESEWEKFLFRRGWKPTNVGIEACEMRNLFCCAKLVVKSALARHESRGLHFTEDFPYLEESKRKPTVIFPTAIQELTWSSKPLQRQLQCK; from the exons ATGGCGAAACTAATGAACGGGCTCGGTAGCCTCCGCTGCTCAGGGACGATGCATCCGGAGAAAGGATACATGCAAGCTTCTGGAATGCCTTACCTGTGCTTCAAAAGATGCGCCCAGCTTGATGTCTCCAG ATTCTGCAGTACTCCCCGTTTCATGGGCGTGAAGGCTGTAAATGTTTCCCAACATCTTACGAGGCACAGGGTTGGCTCCATCAGAGCCTCCGCTCTCCCATGCTTGCAAGATGATTCCACAAGATATTTCGATTTCGTGGTTATTGGGAGTGGTGTTGCTGGCCTAAGGTATGCTCTAGAAGTTTCTAAGCATGGCTCTGTTGCTATCATTACCAAAGCAGAGCCTCATGAGAGCAACACAAACTACGCACAAGGTGGTGTTAGTGCTGTTCTATGCCCCTCGGATTCTGTAGAAAGTCATATGCAAGATACAATTGTTGCAGGGGCTTATCTGTGTGATGAAGAGACTGTTAGG ATAGTATGCACTGAAGGTCCAGAGCGTGTGAAGGAGCTAATAGCCATGGGTGCTTCTTTTGACCATGGCGAAGATGGTAGGCTGCACCTCGCAAGGGAAGGTGGACATTCTCACAACAGAATTGTTCATTCTGCTGATATGACAGGAAGAGAGATTGAGAGGGCGCTCCTTCAAGCGGTTGAAAATGATGAAAACATATCTTTATTCGGTCACCACTTTGCCATTGATCTATTGACCTGTCAG AACAATGGTGAAATGCATTGTTATGGGGTGGATTCATTGGATACCAAAGCTCAGAAG GTAATCCGTTTCATCTCGAAAGTAACATTGCTTGCATCTGGAGGAGCCGGCCATATAtatccaacaacaacaaatccACCG GTGGCCACTGGGGATGGAATCGCAATGTGTCATCGTGCTCAGGCTGTGATGTCCAATATGGA GTTTGTGCAGTTCCATCCAACTGCACTATCAGACGAAGGCCTCCCAATAAAGCCAGCTAAAACAAGAGACAATGCATTTCTTGTAACAGAAGCAGTCAGAGGAGATGGAGGAATTCTCTACAACCAATCCATGGAGAGATTTATGCCTTTATACGATGACCGTGCAGAGTTGGCGCCGAGGGATGTGGTTGCGAGAAGCATAGATGATCAACTGAAGAAGCGGGGAGAGAAGTATGTCCTCTTGGACATCAGCCACAAGCCAAGagagaaaattcttgctcaTTTTCCCAATATAGCAGCTGAATGTCTGCGGCACGGTCTGGACATCACCCAACAGCCCATACCCGTCGTTCCTGCAGCTCATTACATGTGCGGTGGTGTCCGGGCCGGGTTGCAGGGGGAAACAAGTGTGAAAGGCTTGTATGTTGCTGGTGAGGTTGCTTGCACTGGATTGCATGGGGCTAATCGTCTTGCGAGCAACTCATTGCTGGAGGCATTGGTATTTGCTCAGAGAGCGGTGCAGCCTTCGATTGATCACATGGTTGATGTGGATGCTGACCCTTGTCTTGCAGTTAAATGGGCCCGGCCCATGCTCTCTGTCTCCATTACGGACAGTACACTGTCTGACATAATTGAGAGGACAAAGAAGACCAGGATGGAGCTGCAATCCATAATGTGGGAGTATGTTGGCATAGTGCGGTCGACGAACCGGCTGAAGAATGCAGAATGGAAAATTGGTGATCTGGAGTCAGAATGGGAGAAGTTCTTGTTCAGGAGGGGCTGGAAGCCTACCAATGTTGGGATTGAGGCCTGCGAAATGAGGAACCTCTTCTGCTGCGCAAAGCTTGTCGTGAAGAGTGCGCTCGCGAGGCACGAGAGCCGAGGCCTGCACTTCACGGAGGACTTCCCTTACCTGGAGGAGAGCAAAAGAAAGCCCACAGTGATCTTCCCTACTGCCATCCAAGAGCTGACATGGAGTTCAAAGCCATTGCAGAGGCAGCTGCAGTGCAAATAG
- the LOC100827596 gene encoding CASP-like protein 4A2 isoform X1 — MVPEVSPSRSPPRAAGGVLEDNPPPLPPPMQQQQQRAGGEVADEEASPPQPPQSASVVVSSSASASAAAAKYVPPRGAERAANPAGSDGRLWYSWNGSRAKDRRRAQHQQPPPRQYEQYQQPPPPPRQQPQPVSQPWAPPEPKPKPRPPLPSPSPEMPPPQRDAPPPVPMPGSAARSAERDRRGVTEIMSRKRRTASLQRAALVARAVAAGLCLAALAVLAADSRKGWALDSYSNYTQLRYSEAVNVIGFVYSVFQFFALAAFLSRKRPLIPRPKGDYFDFTMDQVLAYLLISSSSSATARVSDWIDNWGSDPFPNMANSSIVISFLAFVVFAINSLISAYNLFRRDL; from the exons ATGGTGCCCGAGGTGTCGCCGtcgcggtcgccgccgcgcgcagcCGGCGGGGTCCTCGAGGATAacccgccaccgctgccgccgccgatgcagcagcagcagcagcgcgcggGGGGTGAAGTGGCTGATGAGgaggcctcgccgccgcagccgcctcAATCCGCCTccgtcgtcgtctcctccagcgccagcgccagcgccgccgccgccaagtaCGTGCCCCCGCGCGGGGCCGAGCGCGCCGCCAACCCGGCCGGGAGCGACGGCCGGCTGTGGTACTCGTGGAACGGCAGCCGCGCCAaggaccgccgccgcgctcagCATCAGCAGCCGCCCCCGAGGCAGTATGAGCAGTatcagcagccgccgccgcccccgaggCAGCAGCCGCAACCGGTGTCGCAGCCGTGGGCCCCGCCGGagccgaagccgaagccgcggccgccgctgccgtcgccgtcgcctgagatgccgccgccgcagcgggacgcgccaccgccggtgcCCATGCCGGGCTCGGCGGCTAGGTCCGCCGAACGGGACCGCAGGGGCGTGACCGAAATCATGTCGAGGAAACGCCGTACGGCGTCCCTGCAGCGCGCTGCGCTGGTGGCGCGTGCTGTGGCAGCGGGGCTCTGCCTGGCGGCGCTCGccgtgctcgccgccgacAGCCGCAAGGGCTGGGCACTCGACTCCTACAGCAACTACACCCAGCTACG GTACTCGGAGGCGGTGAACGTGATCGGATTCGTGTACTCGGTGTTCCAGTTCTTCGCGCTGGCGGCGTTTTTGAGCAGGAAAAGGCCTTTGATTCCCCGGCCCAAGGGCGATTACTTCGACTTCACCATGGATCAG GTGCTCGCATACCTCCTGATATCGTCGTCATCCTCAGCAACTGCTCGAGTAAGCGATTGGATCGACAACTGGGGGAGCGATCCTTTCCCGAACATGGCGAACAGCTCCATTGTCATATCTTTCCTGGCATTCGTGGTTTTTGCCATCAACTCCCTCATCTCTGCCTACAATCTCTTCCGCCGAGATCTGTAG
- the LOC100827596 gene encoding CASP-like protein 4A1 isoform X2: MVPEVSPSRSPPRAAGGVLEDNPPPLPPPMQQQQQRAGGEVADEEASPPQPPQSASVVVSSSASASAAAAKYVPPRGAERAANPAGSDGRLWYSWNGSRAKDRRRAQHQQPPPRQYEQYQQPPPPPRQQPQPVSQPWAPPEPKPKPRPPLPSPSPEMPPPQRDAPPPVPMPGSAARSAERDRRGVTEIMSRKRRTASLQRAALVARAVAAGLCLAALAVLAADSRKGWALDSYSNYTQLRYSEAVNVIGFVYSVFQFFALAAFLSRKRPLIPRPKGDYFDFTMDQSTLRTSYMMDNRRFGCSHTS; this comes from the exons ATGGTGCCCGAGGTGTCGCCGtcgcggtcgccgccgcgcgcagcCGGCGGGGTCCTCGAGGATAacccgccaccgctgccgccgccgatgcagcagcagcagcagcgcgcggGGGGTGAAGTGGCTGATGAGgaggcctcgccgccgcagccgcctcAATCCGCCTccgtcgtcgtctcctccagcgccagcgccagcgccgccgccgccaagtaCGTGCCCCCGCGCGGGGCCGAGCGCGCCGCCAACCCGGCCGGGAGCGACGGCCGGCTGTGGTACTCGTGGAACGGCAGCCGCGCCAaggaccgccgccgcgctcagCATCAGCAGCCGCCCCCGAGGCAGTATGAGCAGTatcagcagccgccgccgcccccgaggCAGCAGCCGCAACCGGTGTCGCAGCCGTGGGCCCCGCCGGagccgaagccgaagccgcggccgccgctgccgtcgccgtcgcctgagatgccgccgccgcagcgggacgcgccaccgccggtgcCCATGCCGGGCTCGGCGGCTAGGTCCGCCGAACGGGACCGCAGGGGCGTGACCGAAATCATGTCGAGGAAACGCCGTACGGCGTCCCTGCAGCGCGCTGCGCTGGTGGCGCGTGCTGTGGCAGCGGGGCTCTGCCTGGCGGCGCTCGccgtgctcgccgccgacAGCCGCAAGGGCTGGGCACTCGACTCCTACAGCAACTACACCCAGCTACG GTACTCGGAGGCGGTGAACGTGATCGGATTCGTGTACTCGGTGTTCCAGTTCTTCGCGCTGGCGGCGTTTTTGAGCAGGAAAAGGCCTTTGATTCCCCGGCCCAAGGGCGATTACTTCGACTTCACCATGGATCAG AGTACTCTTCGTACTTCGTATATGATGGACAACAGGAGATTTGG GTGCTCGCATACCTCCTGA
- the LOC100829017 gene encoding polycomb group protein EMBRYONIC FLOWER 2 isoform X2, protein MPGLPLPPAAQDAGNAGSGFGYPRSTDQTCRQQLRPRLSPDEQLAAEESFALYCKPVELYNIIQRRAVKNPAFLQRCLHYKIHARRKKRIQITVSLSRGTNAEWPEHNIFPLYVLLATPTSNISLEGHSPIYRFNQACLLTSFSEFGNKDHTKATFIIPNLKNLTTSRACGLNIILISREGQVGENIGENNTSGNHVEGSALQKLEGNCNWGKIPIDLLGSSLENCVTLSLGHTVELASTVSMSPSFLEPKFLERDSCLTFCSHKVDATGSYQLQVGISAQEVGARDMSESPYYSYSYSDVPPPMLPHVIRLRAGNVVFNYKYYNNTMQKTEVTEDFACPFCLVPCGSYKGLGCHLNSTHDLFHFEFWISEECQAVNVSLKTDAAWRTELVAEGVDPRHQTFSYCSKFKKRRRLATTAQKTSYVHPHIIDLDSPEDAQAVSEDDFGQKEDVSGISVAHASADAANSLHGSSLSPPAANNLSPPAVLQFGKTRKLSMERADPRNRQLLQKRQFFHSHRAQPMALEQVFSDRDSEDEVDDDIADFEDRRMLDDFVDVTQDEKLIMHMWNSFVRKQRVLADGHIPWACEGFCQSHGQELVKNPPLLMCWRFFMIKLWNHSLLDARGMNTCNLILEAFQKESQSGPKKLD, encoded by the exons GAACGCTGGCAGTGGATTCGGTTACCCCCGGTCTACAGACCAGACGTGTCGCCAACAGTTAAGACCTCGATTGTCGCCAGATGAGCAGCTTGCTGCAGAAGAAAGCTTCGCGCTGTACTGCAAGCCAGTTGAGCTGTACAATATTATTCAACGAAGAGCCGTAAAAAAT CCCGCTTTTTTGCAAAGATGCCTTCATTACAAGATACATGCAAGACGGAAAAAGAG GATCCAAATAACTGTATCACTTTCTCGAGGTACAAATGCCGAATGGCCAGAACATAACATCTTTCCTCTTTATGTTCTGTTAGCTACACCTACCAGTAACATTTCGCTTGAAGGG CACTCTCCGATATATCGATTCAATCAGGCCTGTTTGCTTACGTCTTTCAGTGAATTTGGTAATAAAGATCACACCAAAGCTACATTCATAATTCCGAATCTGAAGAATTTAACAACCTCCCGAGCTTGCGGCCTTAACATTATCCTTATTAGCCGTG AAGGGCAAGTTGGAGAAAATATTGGCGAAAATAACACTTCAGGGAACCATGTGGAAGGCTCTGCTCTCCAAA AGCTTGAAGGGAATTGTAACTGGGGTAAAATACCAATTGATTTACTTGGTTCGTCTTTGGAGAATTGTGTGACCTTAAGTTTGGGACATACTGTGGAGTTGGCCTCTACAGTTAGTATGAGCCCAAGCTTCCTAGAG CCAAAATTTCTGGAACGGGACAGTTGCTTGACATTTTGCTCCCATAAGGTTGATGCAACG GGTTCATATCAACTTCAAGTAGGCATATCTGCTCAAGAGGTTGGCGCAAGAGACATGTCTGAATCTCCATACTATAGTTACTCATACAGTGATGTCCCACCTCCAATGTTACCACATGTTATAAG GTTAAGAGCTGGTAATGTGGTTTTCAACTACAAGTACTACAACAATACTATGCAAAAGACTGAAG TCACTGAAGATTTTGCTTGCCCCTTTTGCTTGGTACCGTGTGGAAGCTATAAG GGTTTGGGGTGTCACTTGAACTCGACGCATGACCTATTCCACTTCGAGTTTTGG ATATCTGAAGAATGCCAGGCTGTTAATGTTAGTCTGAAGACAGATGCCGCCTGGAGAACTGAG CTTGTGGCGGAGGGAGTTGATCCAAGACATCAAACATTTTCCTACTG CTCAAAGTTCAAGAAACGTAGAAGGTTGGCAACCACAGCTCAGAAAACAAGTTATGTACATCCACATATCATAGATTTAGATTCACCTGAAGATGCCCAGGCAGTGTCTGAAGATGACTTTGGGCAGAAGGAAGATG TTTCAGGTATTTCTGTAGCACATGCTTCCGCCGATGCGGCGAACTCATTACATGGCAGCAGTCTTTCGCCACCAGCTGCCAACAATCTTTCGCCACCAGCAGTACTACAGTTTGGAAAGACAAGGAAGCTATCTATGGAGCGAGCTGACCCCAGAAA CCGGCAACTCCTGCAGAAACGTCAGTTCTTCCATTCTCACAGAGCACAG CCAATGGCATTGGAACAAGTTTTCTCGGATCGTGAtagtgaagatgaagttgaTGATGACATTGCTGACTTTGAAGATAGAAGG ATGCTTGACGATTTTGTTGATGTCACACAAGATGAGAAGCTTATTATGCATATGTGGAATTCATTTGTTCGGAAACAAAG GGTGCTAGCTGATGGTCATATACcttgggcctgtgagggattCTGCCAGTCTCATGGGCAAGAACTTGTAAAGAACCCTCCTCTATTAAT GTGCTGGCGCTTCTTCATGATCAAACTCTGGAACCACAGCCTACTAGATGCCCGTGGCATGAACACCTGCAACCTCATTCTTGAAGCCTTCCAAAAGGAAAGCCAGTCAGGCCCCAAGAAACTTGACTAG
- the LOC100829017 gene encoding polycomb group protein EMBRYONIC FLOWER 2 isoform X3: MWKALLSKVCELEGNCNWGKIPIDLLGSSLENCVTLSLGHTVELASTVSMSPSFLEPKFLERDSCLTFCSHKVDATGSYQLQVGISAQEVGARDMSESPYYSYSYSDVPPPMLPHVIRLRAGNVVFNYKYYNNTMQKTEVTEDFACPFCLVPCGSYKGLGCHLNSTHDLFHFEFWISEECQAVNVSLKTDAAWRTELVAEGVDPRHQTFSYCSKFKKRRRLATTAQKTSYVHPHIIDLDSPEDAQAVSEDDFGQKEDVSGISVAHASADAANSLHGSSLSPPAANNLSPPAVLQFGKTRKLSMERADPRNRQLLQKRQFFHSHRAQPMALEQVFSDRDSEDEVDDDIADFEDRRMLDDFVDVTQDEKLIMHMWNSFVRKQRVLADGHIPWACEGFCQSHGQELVKNPPLLMCWRFFMIKLWNHSLLDARGMNTCNLILEAFQKESQSGPKKLD, translated from the exons ATGTGGAAGGCTCTGCTCTCCAAAGTTTGTG AGCTTGAAGGGAATTGTAACTGGGGTAAAATACCAATTGATTTACTTGGTTCGTCTTTGGAGAATTGTGTGACCTTAAGTTTGGGACATACTGTGGAGTTGGCCTCTACAGTTAGTATGAGCCCAAGCTTCCTAGAG CCAAAATTTCTGGAACGGGACAGTTGCTTGACATTTTGCTCCCATAAGGTTGATGCAACG GGTTCATATCAACTTCAAGTAGGCATATCTGCTCAAGAGGTTGGCGCAAGAGACATGTCTGAATCTCCATACTATAGTTACTCATACAGTGATGTCCCACCTCCAATGTTACCACATGTTATAAG GTTAAGAGCTGGTAATGTGGTTTTCAACTACAAGTACTACAACAATACTATGCAAAAGACTGAAG TCACTGAAGATTTTGCTTGCCCCTTTTGCTTGGTACCGTGTGGAAGCTATAAG GGTTTGGGGTGTCACTTGAACTCGACGCATGACCTATTCCACTTCGAGTTTTGG ATATCTGAAGAATGCCAGGCTGTTAATGTTAGTCTGAAGACAGATGCCGCCTGGAGAACTGAG CTTGTGGCGGAGGGAGTTGATCCAAGACATCAAACATTTTCCTACTG CTCAAAGTTCAAGAAACGTAGAAGGTTGGCAACCACAGCTCAGAAAACAAGTTATGTACATCCACATATCATAGATTTAGATTCACCTGAAGATGCCCAGGCAGTGTCTGAAGATGACTTTGGGCAGAAGGAAGATG TTTCAGGTATTTCTGTAGCACATGCTTCCGCCGATGCGGCGAACTCATTACATGGCAGCAGTCTTTCGCCACCAGCTGCCAACAATCTTTCGCCACCAGCAGTACTACAGTTTGGAAAGACAAGGAAGCTATCTATGGAGCGAGCTGACCCCAGAAA CCGGCAACTCCTGCAGAAACGTCAGTTCTTCCATTCTCACAGAGCACAG CCAATGGCATTGGAACAAGTTTTCTCGGATCGTGAtagtgaagatgaagttgaTGATGACATTGCTGACTTTGAAGATAGAAGG ATGCTTGACGATTTTGTTGATGTCACACAAGATGAGAAGCTTATTATGCATATGTGGAATTCATTTGTTCGGAAACAAAG GGTGCTAGCTGATGGTCATATACcttgggcctgtgagggattCTGCCAGTCTCATGGGCAAGAACTTGTAAAGAACCCTCCTCTATTAAT GTGCTGGCGCTTCTTCATGATCAAACTCTGGAACCACAGCCTACTAGATGCCCGTGGCATGAACACCTGCAACCTCATTCTTGAAGCCTTCCAAAAGGAAAGCCAGTCAGGCCCCAAGAAACTTGACTAG
- the LOC100829017 gene encoding polycomb group protein EMBRYONIC FLOWER 2 isoform X1: protein MPGLPLPPAAQDAGNAGSGFGYPRSTDQTCRQQLRPRLSPDEQLAAEESFALYCKPVELYNIIQRRAVKNPAFLQRCLHYKIHARRKKRIQITVSLSRGTNAEWPEHNIFPLYVLLATPTSNISLEGHSPIYRFNQACLLTSFSEFGNKDHTKATFIIPNLKNLTTSRACGLNIILISRVSEGQVGENIGENNTSGNHVEGSALQKLEGNCNWGKIPIDLLGSSLENCVTLSLGHTVELASTVSMSPSFLEPKFLERDSCLTFCSHKVDATGSYQLQVGISAQEVGARDMSESPYYSYSYSDVPPPMLPHVIRLRAGNVVFNYKYYNNTMQKTEVTEDFACPFCLVPCGSYKGLGCHLNSTHDLFHFEFWISEECQAVNVSLKTDAAWRTELVAEGVDPRHQTFSYCSKFKKRRRLATTAQKTSYVHPHIIDLDSPEDAQAVSEDDFGQKEDVSGISVAHASADAANSLHGSSLSPPAANNLSPPAVLQFGKTRKLSMERADPRNRQLLQKRQFFHSHRAQPMALEQVFSDRDSEDEVDDDIADFEDRRMLDDFVDVTQDEKLIMHMWNSFVRKQRVLADGHIPWACEGFCQSHGQELVKNPPLLMCWRFFMIKLWNHSLLDARGMNTCNLILEAFQKESQSGPKKLD from the exons GAACGCTGGCAGTGGATTCGGTTACCCCCGGTCTACAGACCAGACGTGTCGCCAACAGTTAAGACCTCGATTGTCGCCAGATGAGCAGCTTGCTGCAGAAGAAAGCTTCGCGCTGTACTGCAAGCCAGTTGAGCTGTACAATATTATTCAACGAAGAGCCGTAAAAAAT CCCGCTTTTTTGCAAAGATGCCTTCATTACAAGATACATGCAAGACGGAAAAAGAG GATCCAAATAACTGTATCACTTTCTCGAGGTACAAATGCCGAATGGCCAGAACATAACATCTTTCCTCTTTATGTTCTGTTAGCTACACCTACCAGTAACATTTCGCTTGAAGGG CACTCTCCGATATATCGATTCAATCAGGCCTGTTTGCTTACGTCTTTCAGTGAATTTGGTAATAAAGATCACACCAAAGCTACATTCATAATTCCGAATCTGAAGAATTTAACAACCTCCCGAGCTTGCGGCCTTAACATTATCCTTATTAGCCGTG TTTCAGAAGGGCAAGTTGGAGAAAATATTGGCGAAAATAACACTTCAGGGAACCATGTGGAAGGCTCTGCTCTCCAAA AGCTTGAAGGGAATTGTAACTGGGGTAAAATACCAATTGATTTACTTGGTTCGTCTTTGGAGAATTGTGTGACCTTAAGTTTGGGACATACTGTGGAGTTGGCCTCTACAGTTAGTATGAGCCCAAGCTTCCTAGAG CCAAAATTTCTGGAACGGGACAGTTGCTTGACATTTTGCTCCCATAAGGTTGATGCAACG GGTTCATATCAACTTCAAGTAGGCATATCTGCTCAAGAGGTTGGCGCAAGAGACATGTCTGAATCTCCATACTATAGTTACTCATACAGTGATGTCCCACCTCCAATGTTACCACATGTTATAAG GTTAAGAGCTGGTAATGTGGTTTTCAACTACAAGTACTACAACAATACTATGCAAAAGACTGAAG TCACTGAAGATTTTGCTTGCCCCTTTTGCTTGGTACCGTGTGGAAGCTATAAG GGTTTGGGGTGTCACTTGAACTCGACGCATGACCTATTCCACTTCGAGTTTTGG ATATCTGAAGAATGCCAGGCTGTTAATGTTAGTCTGAAGACAGATGCCGCCTGGAGAACTGAG CTTGTGGCGGAGGGAGTTGATCCAAGACATCAAACATTTTCCTACTG CTCAAAGTTCAAGAAACGTAGAAGGTTGGCAACCACAGCTCAGAAAACAAGTTATGTACATCCACATATCATAGATTTAGATTCACCTGAAGATGCCCAGGCAGTGTCTGAAGATGACTTTGGGCAGAAGGAAGATG TTTCAGGTATTTCTGTAGCACATGCTTCCGCCGATGCGGCGAACTCATTACATGGCAGCAGTCTTTCGCCACCAGCTGCCAACAATCTTTCGCCACCAGCAGTACTACAGTTTGGAAAGACAAGGAAGCTATCTATGGAGCGAGCTGACCCCAGAAA CCGGCAACTCCTGCAGAAACGTCAGTTCTTCCATTCTCACAGAGCACAG CCAATGGCATTGGAACAAGTTTTCTCGGATCGTGAtagtgaagatgaagttgaTGATGACATTGCTGACTTTGAAGATAGAAGG ATGCTTGACGATTTTGTTGATGTCACACAAGATGAGAAGCTTATTATGCATATGTGGAATTCATTTGTTCGGAAACAAAG GGTGCTAGCTGATGGTCATATACcttgggcctgtgagggattCTGCCAGTCTCATGGGCAAGAACTTGTAAAGAACCCTCCTCTATTAAT GTGCTGGCGCTTCTTCATGATCAAACTCTGGAACCACAGCCTACTAGATGCCCGTGGCATGAACACCTGCAACCTCATTCTTGAAGCCTTCCAAAAGGAAAGCCAGTCAGGCCCCAAGAAACTTGACTAG